In Pseudanabaena sp. BC1403, the following are encoded in one genomic region:
- a CDS encoding UDP-N-acetylmuramoyl-L-alanyl-D-glutamate--2,6-diaminopimelate ligase yields MRLGQLLALAGYQNSQPELDELEIKRVITDSRACQAGDLFIGMTGTQVDGGKFAPQAIAQGAIAAIVSREAFGNLSEQDQLQAIAVDDVVVACSQIATAFYDYPAQKLKLVGVTGTNGKTTTTHLIEFLLQTQYASALFGTLYTRWAGYSKTASHTTPFAVDLQAQLADAIAAGCDAGLMEVSSHALDQRRVLGCPFEVAVFTNLTQDHLDYHKDIETYFQAKALLFSDIYLQGRAIINLDDPFGQRLVQMISDKPIWTYSISNSQADFYTENLTYLPNGATGKLHTPQGSIAFTSPLVGQFNVENILAAIATALHMGMSLAEVVSRLPEFKNVPGRVERVQVSDDQDVTVVVDYAHTPDSLENLLKAMRPFTQRELICVFGCGGDRDRTKRPLMGGIAARLADRVYVTSDNPRTEDPQRILDDVVVGVNADIGDKPMTIESDRHKCIQTAIAKAQSGDTILIAGKGHEDYQIIGREKIHFDDREEAQSALICRQK; encoded by the coding sequence ATGCGTTTAGGACAATTGCTAGCGTTGGCAGGGTATCAAAATTCTCAGCCTGAACTAGATGAGCTAGAAATAAAGCGTGTAATTACAGATTCACGGGCTTGTCAAGCTGGAGACTTATTTATCGGGATGACAGGAACACAGGTGGATGGTGGCAAATTTGCACCACAGGCGATCGCGCAGGGAGCGATCGCAGCCATCGTCTCCCGTGAGGCTTTTGGTAATTTATCTGAGCAAGATCAGTTACAGGCGATCGCAGTTGACGATGTGGTTGTCGCTTGCAGCCAAATTGCAACAGCATTTTATGACTATCCTGCTCAAAAACTAAAGTTGGTAGGCGTAACAGGAACAAATGGCAAAACGACCACCACGCACTTAATCGAGTTTTTACTGCAAACCCAATATGCATCGGCTTTATTTGGGACACTTTATACCCGTTGGGCTGGCTATTCTAAGACCGCAAGCCATACCACTCCTTTTGCAGTGGACTTACAGGCGCAACTTGCCGATGCGATCGCCGCAGGTTGTGATGCTGGATTGATGGAGGTTAGCTCCCATGCTTTAGACCAAAGGCGTGTATTGGGTTGCCCCTTCGAGGTGGCGGTATTTACCAATTTGACCCAAGATCACTTGGATTATCACAAAGACATCGAGACTTATTTTCAGGCAAAGGCTTTGCTATTTAGCGATATTTATTTGCAAGGTAGAGCGATTATTAATTTGGATGATCCCTTTGGACAGCGTTTGGTGCAAATGATCAGTGACAAACCAATCTGGACTTATAGCATTAGCAATTCTCAAGCTGATTTTTACACTGAAAACTTGACCTATTTGCCCAATGGCGCAACGGGAAAATTACATACACCACAGGGATCGATCGCTTTTACCTCACCACTAGTAGGTCAGTTTAATGTCGAGAATATCTTGGCAGCGATCGCTACGGCTCTGCATATGGGGATGAGCTTGGCAGAAGTGGTCAGCCGCCTGCCAGAATTTAAAAATGTACCTGGACGTGTAGAACGGGTGCAAGTCAGCGACGATCAAGATGTGACGGTCGTGGTGGACTATGCTCATACCCCTGACAGTCTCGAAAACCTATTAAAGGCGATGCGTCCCTTTACCCAGCGTGAATTAATCTGCGTGTTTGGTTGTGGAGGCGATCGCGATCGCACCAAGCGTCCGTTAATGGGTGGGATTGCCGCTAGACTAGCCGATCGCGTTTATGTAACTTCTGACAATCCCCGTACTGAAGATCCCCAGCGAATTTTGGATGATGTCGTAGTTGGAGTTAACGCTGATATAGGTGATAAACCGATGACTATCGAAAGCGATCGCCATAAATGCATCCAAACAGCCATTGCGAAAGCTCAATCAGGCGATACAATTCTGATCGCTGGAAAAGGTCATGAAGACTATCAAATCATTGGGCGAGAAAAAATCCATTTTGATGATCGCGAAGAAGCTCAATCAGCTTTAATCTGTCGCCAAAAATAA
- the hpsC gene encoding hormogonium polysaccharide secretion pseudopilin HpsC, which produces MKKLFHKIMASRQRKSPLRSSKSRYRKGFVSGFTLIELLVAALIASLMVAIMLGFLVGVLDSDRKETVKTNAQEELQAAISYMADDVQEAIYIYGAQGLSATEGINAQLPHTQSGAGNECNLTGTNTCTPILVFWKRFTFNPDATTNYSNPAASPTSEIIGCMPYGDAALLAACRADSIAGSRAYGRDTYTYSLVAYYLKNDDPTIIGNTGSTWSQTARILRWEIKDGYVAYCSNGGTIGVTTGCPAATKVTTRPNSTLIVPPIVPVALSDPNRYFTLPSTGFNRPDFSTQGGLASWRKYANFDFAANPFVTLVDFMDDTAYSATQGGSAVATGTPAAATAAFRIPVGRNDASTPQRNLDCDDPSVGVGTTDSVNNFTQRVPADFANSDGSNPAGLSSFYACVSPNTVTARIFMRGNAIARLTTPATDRTRRPPTATNITFFPTADVRSFGRSQIGLGR; this is translated from the coding sequence ATGAAAAAACTTTTCCATAAAATAATGGCATCGCGGCAGCGAAAAAGCCCATTGCGATCTTCAAAATCCCGTTATCGCAAAGGTTTTGTATCTGGCTTTACCTTGATTGAGTTGTTAGTAGCGGCTTTGATTGCCTCCTTAATGGTGGCAATCATGCTGGGCTTTTTGGTGGGTGTGTTAGATAGCGATCGTAAAGAAACAGTTAAGACAAATGCCCAAGAAGAATTGCAAGCTGCAATTAGTTATATGGCTGATGATGTGCAAGAAGCAATCTATATCTATGGTGCACAAGGGCTTTCAGCAACAGAAGGAATAAATGCTCAATTACCCCACACCCAGTCTGGTGCAGGTAACGAGTGCAATCTCACTGGGACTAACACCTGCACACCAATTTTAGTGTTTTGGAAAAGATTTACTTTTAATCCCGACGCAACTACAAACTATAGTAATCCAGCAGCTAGTCCCACATCAGAAATTATTGGTTGTATGCCTTATGGAGACGCTGCCCTATTGGCAGCTTGTCGTGCAGATAGCATTGCTGGCAGTAGAGCCTATGGTCGAGATACATATACATATTCACTAGTTGCATATTACCTAAAGAATGACGACCCTACGATTATTGGTAATACTGGTAGTACTTGGTCACAGACTGCGCGGATTTTGAGATGGGAGATTAAGGATGGATATGTGGCTTATTGCAGTAATGGTGGCACAATCGGTGTTACTACTGGTTGCCCTGCTGCAACTAAGGTTACTACTAGACCAAATTCTACACTTATCGTCCCTCCTATAGTCCCTGTAGCCTTATCAGATCCTAACAGATACTTTACTCTGCCATCTACAGGCTTTAACCGTCCTGACTTTTCAACACAGGGTGGTCTAGCGTCTTGGAGGAAGTATGCCAACTTTGATTTTGCGGCTAATCCTTTTGTGACTCTTGTGGACTTTATGGATGACACTGCCTACTCGGCAACTCAAGGTGGATCTGCTGTAGCGACTGGTACTCCTGCTGCGGCTACGGCTGCATTTAGAATTCCTGTTGGTAGGAATGACGCTAGTACTCCACAAAGAAATCTGGATTGTGATGATCCTTCAGTGGGTGTGGGAACGACCGATTCAGTAAATAACTTTACACAACGAGTTCCTGCTGATTTTGCTAATTCTGATGGCAGTAATCCTGCTGGACTAAGTAGCTTTTATGCTTGTGTCTCGCCAAATACCGTTACAGCGAGGATATTCATGCGCGGTAATGCGATCGCGCGCTTGACCACACCTGCAACTGATCGAACTCGGAGACCGCCAACAGCAACTAATATTACGTTTTTCCCAACCGCAGATGTGCGTAGCTTTGGGCGTAGTCAAATCGGTTTAGGTAGATAA
- a CDS encoding UbiD family decarboxylase — protein sequence MTRDLRSFLNLLEERKQLHRVKALVDSELEIAEISNRLLQSAGPALLFENVKGYKTPVAVNLLGTVERVCWAMGMKEQSELEVLGVKLGKLQSPKPPKKISQAIEFGKILFDVVKSRPQKVLFGNAPCQEVILQGDEVDLDQIPILKPYPKDGGRAVTLALVITRDVENGIPNVGVYRLQQQSKNTMTVQWLSVRGGARHLRKATEAGKKLEIAIAIGVDPVLIMAAATPIPIDLSEWIFAGLYGNEGVQLTKCKTLNLEVPACAEYVLEGTITPHEVGTDGPFGDHMGYYGGINDQAPLIRFHCMTHRKDPIYLTTFSGLPPKEEAMIAIALNRIYTPILRQQVSEITDFFLPMEALSYKAAIISIKKAYPGQARRAALAFWSALPQFTYTKFVIVVDHTINIRDPRLVVWALSSKVDPTRDVFILPDNPFDSLDFACEKEGLGGRMGIDATTKIYPETNRDWGDPLESDPDVADMVTRRWAEYGLADLKLDGADPNLFGYDIH from the coding sequence ATGACCCGTGACCTGCGATCATTTCTCAATCTGCTCGAAGAGCGCAAACAACTTCATCGCGTTAAAGCCCTTGTCGATTCTGAATTAGAAATTGCGGAGATTAGCAATCGTCTTTTACAGTCGGCTGGGCCAGCGCTACTATTTGAGAATGTCAAAGGTTATAAAACACCAGTTGCTGTAAATCTATTGGGGACAGTCGAGCGGGTCTGCTGGGCGATGGGCATGAAGGAGCAATCGGAATTAGAAGTACTCGGCGTAAAATTAGGAAAGCTGCAAAGCCCGAAACCCCCTAAAAAAATCTCCCAAGCGATCGAGTTCGGCAAGATTCTCTTTGATGTAGTTAAGTCTCGTCCTCAAAAAGTTCTCTTTGGGAATGCACCTTGTCAAGAAGTCATCCTGCAAGGTGATGAAGTCGATCTTGATCAGATTCCCATTCTCAAGCCATATCCTAAAGATGGGGGGCGGGCGGTGACTCTTGCCCTAGTTATCACCAGAGATGTCGAGAATGGTATTCCTAATGTGGGTGTATACCGCTTGCAGCAGCAGTCCAAAAACACGATGACGGTGCAATGGCTGTCAGTACGTGGTGGAGCCAGACATTTACGCAAAGCGACTGAGGCTGGAAAGAAACTCGAAATTGCGATCGCGATCGGTGTTGATCCAGTTCTGATTATGGCGGCGGCAACTCCGATTCCTATAGATCTATCAGAATGGATTTTTGCGGGACTCTATGGCAATGAAGGCGTACAGCTTACTAAATGTAAAACCCTTAACTTAGAAGTTCCCGCCTGCGCGGAATATGTTTTAGAAGGAACGATTACACCCCATGAAGTCGGAACTGATGGGCCATTTGGGGATCATATGGGCTATTACGGCGGCATCAATGATCAGGCTCCATTGATCAGGTTTCATTGCATGACCCATCGCAAAGATCCAATTTATCTAACCACCTTTAGTGGCTTACCTCCTAAGGAAGAAGCAATGATCGCGATCGCCTTAAATCGCATCTATACCCCCATCCTTCGTCAACAAGTTTCCGAAATTACCGATTTCTTTTTACCAATGGAAGCGCTTTCCTATAAAGCCGCGATTATTTCAATCAAAAAGGCGTACCCTGGACAGGCAAGACGTGCCGCCCTTGCATTTTGGAGCGCTCTACCACAGTTTACCTACACCAAATTTGTGATCGTCGTTGACCACACAATTAACATTCGTGATCCTCGTCTAGTAGTATGGGCACTCAGTTCTAAAGTTGACCCTACCCGCGATGTGTTTATCTTGCCAGACAATCCGTTTGATTCCCTTGATTTTGCCTGTGAGAAGGAAGGTCTAGGCGGACGTATGGGGATTGATGCGACAACAAAGATTTATCCTGAAACCAATCGCGATTGGGGAGATCCTTTAGAGAGCGATCCTGATGTAGCTGATATGGTGACTCGCCGATGGGCTGAATATGGTTTAGCTGATTTAAAACTTGATGGAGCCGATCCTAATTTGTTTGGTTACGATATTCACTAA
- a CDS encoding IctB family putative bicarbonate transporter has translation MYSKLKLPFLHVYNKFLQLISPLQAWRDGSRLLGAKFLGGLLVILIATLPFLENAQTGVIGAAVAIAWLMMWLSDRRGVEDQSVPIWTPIHLPLISYWAIALIATLLSSVRVAAMDGMVKLTIYMIAFVSLSRLMRLGWRSILIATYLITALVASAYGVHQWYLGAPELATWTDPTSESAGITRVYSFLGNPNLFAGYLMPALPLGIVATIYWRNWGMKALSALTAVMGAFCIIQSQSRGGLMGLAATAFTLVLLLVYWWGKRLPNWTLPATFSGTAGAIALGTILVPTLRKRVGSIFGAEDSSNAFRVNVWQAVLNMIAAKPLLGIGPGNKAFNLVYPLYQRSGYSALGTYSVPLEITVETGIIGVICYGWLIFSIFRQAWIALNRLRRDRDASGLWVIAAIATIAGMMTHGLVDTVWYRPQVQLLWWLAIAIISSFYIAPIKIKQ, from the coding sequence ATGTATTCCAAGCTCAAACTACCATTTCTCCATGTCTACAATAAATTTTTGCAGTTAATTAGCCCATTACAGGCATGGCGCGATGGCAGCCGCTTATTAGGTGCGAAATTTTTGGGCGGTTTGTTGGTGATTCTCATCGCCACTTTACCTTTTTTAGAAAATGCTCAAACTGGGGTAATTGGGGCGGCTGTAGCGATCGCATGGTTGATGATGTGGCTTAGTGATCGGCGTGGTGTCGAGGATCAATCAGTACCAATTTGGACACCGATTCATTTGCCTTTGATCAGCTATTGGGCGATCGCACTTATTGCCACGCTACTATCGTCTGTGCGTGTCGCGGCAATGGACGGCATGGTAAAGCTAACCATCTATATGATTGCTTTTGTGTCACTAAGTCGATTGATGCGCTTGGGTTGGCGCTCGATTTTGATCGCAACTTATCTAATCACAGCTTTGGTAGCCAGTGCCTATGGAGTGCATCAATGGTATCTCGGTGCTCCCGAACTCGCCACATGGACTGATCCTACCTCCGAAAGCGCAGGAATCACCCGTGTCTACAGCTTTCTTGGCAATCCCAATTTATTTGCAGGATACTTGATGCCAGCTTTGCCATTGGGTATAGTTGCCACGATTTACTGGCGCAATTGGGGCATGAAAGCTTTAAGTGCGCTTACGGCAGTTATGGGTGCATTTTGTATTATTCAATCTCAGAGTCGGGGTGGACTGATGGGACTTGCTGCCACAGCTTTTACACTAGTACTGCTATTAGTTTATTGGTGGGGCAAGCGTTTGCCAAATTGGACTTTGCCAGCTACTTTCAGCGGAACCGCAGGTGCGATCGCATTAGGGACTATTCTCGTACCGACATTGCGTAAGCGGGTTGGCAGTATTTTTGGAGCCGAAGATAGCAGTAACGCCTTTCGGGTCAATGTCTGGCAGGCTGTATTGAATATGATCGCAGCCAAACCACTGTTGGGAATTGGCCCAGGGAATAAAGCTTTTAACCTAGTTTATCCGCTCTATCAGCGATCGGGCTACAGCGCTCTGGGGACTTATTCAGTCCCATTAGAGATCACAGTTGAAACGGGAATTATCGGCGTAATTTGCTATGGATGGCTGATTTTCTCCATCTTTCGCCAAGCGTGGATTGCACTTAATCGCTTGAGAAGAGATCGCGATGCTAGTGGTTTATGGGTTATCGCCGCGATCGCCACAATCGCGGGAATGATGACACATGGCTTAGTCGATACGGTTTGGTATCGACCTCAAGTGCAATTACTATGGTGGCTAGCGATCGCGATCATCAGCAGTTTTTATATAGCTCCGATCAAAATCAAACAATAG
- a CDS encoding tetratricopeptide repeat protein, translating into MTDKLDSAEAYNDRGMERAENEDFAGAIADYTEAITIDPNYAEAYYNRAYDRSEIEDYAGAIADYNKVIELAPDAAPAYFNRGLAKAKLGDTEGANADCEYAKTLGI; encoded by the coding sequence ATGACGGATAAACTTGACTCCGCAGAAGCCTATAACGATCGCGGCATGGAACGTGCCGAAAATGAAGATTTTGCGGGTGCGATCGCTGATTATACCGAAGCGATCACCATCGATCCCAACTATGCCGAGGCATACTACAACCGTGCCTACGATCGCTCTGAAATCGAAGACTATGCTGGTGCGATCGCAGATTATAACAAGGTGATCGAACTCGCTCCCGATGCTGCGCCTGCCTATTTTAATCGTGGCTTAGCCAAAGCAAAACTTGGTGATACTGAAGGGGCAAATGCCGACTGTGAATATGCCAAAACTTTAGGGATATAA
- a CDS encoding Tfp pilus assembly protein FimT/FimU, with product MFTSNFFSNLTSSLSSFFRNLINKNQRKFLAFVTPPKRRDRYSKSLGFTLLEVLVVMIMVGILSAIAAPGWLGFVNNQRINTSQTKIFQAIKVAQSDAKIRSSSNSSRTRISFTLNQTNSAYRMDNVRTNAYRLNGIRTDQLGLGGQQSLEPGVTISSITPNNLPTVALSLPNTIATDPDVGKPYIEFDSRGLVYDPSNQITYPICINLSVANSPRIRWIAIKTLLGSVVTGSEGACT from the coding sequence ATGTTTACTTCTAATTTTTTTAGTAACCTTACTAGCAGTTTGTCTAGTTTCTTCCGAAACCTGATTAACAAAAATCAGCGCAAATTTCTAGCATTCGTAACTCCTCCCAAACGCCGCGATCGCTATTCTAAATCTCTAGGTTTCACACTTTTAGAAGTTCTAGTGGTGATGATCATGGTGGGCATCCTCAGCGCGATCGCTGCTCCTGGATGGCTAGGTTTTGTCAATAACCAACGCATTAATACTTCTCAAACCAAGATCTTCCAAGCGATTAAAGTTGCCCAATCAGATGCAAAAATTCGTAGTTCTAGTAACAGTAGTAGAACCAGAATTTCCTTTACACTAAATCAAACAAACAGTGCTTATAGGATGGACAATGTAAGGACTAATGCCTATAGGTTAAATGGTATCCGAACTGATCAACTAGGGCTAGGTGGTCAACAATCTCTAGAACCAGGGGTCACAATCTCAAGCATAACGCCGAACAATCTTCCTACTGTTGCCCTTTCCCTTCCTAATACTATTGCCACCGATCCTGATGTTGGCAAACCCTATATCGAGTTTGATTCGAGAGGACTTGTATATGATCCTAGTAATCAGATAACTTATCCTATTTGTATTAATTTATCAGTAGCTAATAGCCCCAGAATTCGGTGGATCGCGATCAAAACTTTACTAGGATCTGTGGTAACAGGTTCTGAAGGTGCTTGTACTTAA
- a CDS encoding response regulator — protein MGSQIAPKPKLLVIDDEPDNLDLLFRTFYRDYQVLRANSGMEALELLDLRGEVAVIISDQRMPMMTGTEFLSQMAVKYPDTMRIILTGYTDVEDLVEAINTCKVFKYVTKPWDEAELKNVVSQAIDTHNVLRNRTAELRRTLRQQSLLNAIASSVDSAAPYREIIASIAESIARNFDVSASVLRLSETRILSEEYYSYYSQPIISLPKLSKILTLQSQIVSINNIEDDQRVSETDKAIYAEANIKSVLFVPFQVQKECLAMLALYHCDSPHLWSSDELDLIELASDQAAIVSSRARAYDRIQELAKREALLNTITSTIRSSLDPQEIFASITQQLGQALNSESCALSLWTEGDHHLRCVGLHLLNPKEDAYSRSNPHEPILPQSSANISVNPVFQALIESKQPVAISDLHENPEWNMGELPLDSIARSLLMVPLLSEGKIIGSISMRQNSLPRQWQPEEVSLVQAVAAQAAIAVQQANLFQKTHQQAQQLLELDRQKTEFFQNLSHEFRTPLTLTIGPLEASIEKSQPLPIEQSVIALRNCRRLLRLVNQLLDIQRLDAGKMQACFHPCDLVEFTRQTIDAFRPYCDRKNIHLFSQFSNCPEIYLDLEKFDKVLYNLLSNAMKFTPSNGSVTVNISTDADGKHCILSVQDTGIGIRQDQIPFLFERFRQAEGSVNRSYEGSGLGLSLVKELVDLHGGKISVTSDYGHGTTFMIAIPTGKKHLPPDQVTNAPANLQISRASVELADLETDLSLEEDIFINDSEQEESPQTPTNKILIVDDNRDLRGYLRRVLNQAGYSVISAHNGAHGYTQAQEHCPDLIVTDLMMPQVSGLDLIAMIRKNPQLSGTPMILLTAKANEETRIESTEMGADSYLAKPFNDRELLAEVRNLLALKTNERRVAQLNLYLTESVLKRFLPPGLVSKAATGELSLDLRPEPRMITVLFTDIVGFTSLANTLRSRRVSELLNQYLGAMTEAIFSNGGTVDKFIGDGIMALFGAPEDCSPNEQVRRAVLTAKHMQRSLAKLNEQWATQGIPQVKFRCGIHQGTAVVGMFGSAERSDYTAIGPTVNIAARIQAAAEPDCILVSAAVADYLNDEELRKCEPLKLKGIDETVLTFFVDS, from the coding sequence ATGGGTTCGCAAATCGCCCCCAAACCTAAGTTGTTAGTTATCGATGATGAGCCCGATAACTTGGATTTACTATTTCGGACTTTTTATCGAGATTATCAAGTTTTGCGAGCCAATAGTGGCATGGAAGCATTGGAATTGCTCGATCTTAGAGGAGAGGTCGCAGTAATTATCTCCGATCAAAGAATGCCAATGATGACTGGGACTGAATTTTTGAGTCAAATGGCAGTTAAATATCCCGACACAATGAGGATTATTTTGACTGGCTATACTGATGTTGAGGATTTAGTTGAGGCAATTAATACATGCAAAGTTTTTAAATACGTCACCAAGCCTTGGGATGAAGCAGAACTCAAAAATGTAGTCAGTCAAGCCATTGATACTCACAATGTTCTGCGAAATCGTACTGCTGAGTTACGCCGCACCCTTCGTCAACAATCGCTCCTAAATGCGATCGCTTCATCTGTGGATAGTGCAGCACCATATCGGGAAATTATCGCGTCGATCGCGGAATCGATCGCCCGTAATTTTGATGTTTCAGCCAGTGTCTTACGTCTATCTGAGACTAGAATTCTCTCAGAAGAATATTATTCTTATTACAGTCAACCGATCATTTCTTTACCAAAGCTATCTAAGATTCTCACCTTGCAATCGCAGATTGTCTCAATTAATAATATCGAAGACGATCAGCGTGTTTCTGAAACTGATAAAGCTATATATGCTGAAGCGAATATCAAATCAGTTCTATTTGTTCCATTTCAAGTTCAGAAAGAATGCTTGGCAATGCTAGCTCTCTATCACTGTGACAGTCCTCATTTGTGGAGTAGCGATGAATTAGACTTAATTGAGTTAGCATCTGATCAAGCCGCAATCGTCAGCTCTCGTGCCAGAGCCTATGATCGCATTCAAGAACTTGCTAAAAGAGAAGCCTTACTTAATACAATCACAAGTACAATCCGCTCCAGCCTTGATCCTCAGGAGATTTTTGCATCAATTACCCAGCAATTGGGGCAAGCCTTAAATTCTGAAAGCTGCGCTTTATCTTTATGGACAGAAGGAGATCATCACTTGCGATGTGTCGGGTTACATTTGCTTAATCCTAAGGAAGACGCTTATAGCAGGTCAAATCCTCATGAACCGATATTACCGCAATCGAGTGCGAATATATCGGTTAATCCAGTCTTTCAAGCTTTAATTGAATCAAAGCAACCAGTGGCAATCTCGGATTTGCATGAAAATCCAGAATGGAATATGGGTGAATTGCCATTAGATTCAATTGCCAGATCGCTGCTCATGGTTCCATTACTGTCTGAGGGCAAGATTATTGGCAGTATTTCCATGCGTCAAAATAGTCTGCCACGACAATGGCAACCTGAAGAGGTATCTTTGGTTCAAGCCGTGGCAGCTCAAGCTGCGATCGCAGTGCAGCAAGCTAATCTCTTTCAAAAAACTCATCAACAAGCACAGCAACTTCTTGAACTTGATCGTCAAAAAACCGAATTCTTTCAAAATCTTTCCCATGAATTCCGTACCCCACTCACACTCACCATTGGCCCATTAGAAGCATCAATCGAGAAGTCCCAACCACTGCCAATTGAGCAATCAGTGATTGCTTTACGAAACTGTCGTCGGTTGCTACGTCTAGTTAATCAACTACTAGACATCCAACGCCTTGATGCTGGAAAAATGCAAGCTTGTTTCCATCCTTGTGATCTTGTCGAATTTACCCGCCAGACCATTGATGCTTTTCGTCCCTATTGCGATCGCAAAAACATCCATCTTTTTAGCCAGTTTAGCAATTGCCCAGAAATCTACCTAGACTTAGAGAAGTTTGACAAGGTGCTGTACAATTTGCTATCCAATGCGATGAAATTCACACCTAGCAACGGTAGTGTTACTGTTAATATTTCTACTGATGCAGATGGCAAACATTGTATTCTCAGTGTGCAAGATACTGGAATAGGGATTCGACAAGATCAAATTCCATTTCTCTTTGAACGTTTTCGCCAAGCTGAAGGTTCTGTCAATCGTAGTTATGAGGGCAGTGGCTTAGGTTTATCACTGGTCAAAGAATTGGTGGATCTACACGGGGGCAAAATTTCTGTGACCTCAGATTATGGTCATGGGACAACGTTTATGATCGCCATTCCCACAGGTAAAAAGCATTTGCCCCCAGATCAAGTTACCAACGCACCTGCAAATCTCCAAATATCAAGAGCGTCAGTCGAACTAGCGGATCTAGAAACTGATTTGAGCTTAGAAGAAGATATATTCATTAATGATAGTGAACAAGAAGAATCACCGCAGACTCCTACAAATAAAATCTTAATCGTTGATGATAATCGCGATCTGCGGGGATATTTACGACGAGTTCTCAATCAGGCTGGCTATAGTGTGATCTCAGCGCATAATGGCGCTCATGGCTATACTCAAGCTCAAGAACATTGCCCTGATCTAATCGTCACCGATTTGATGATGCCTCAAGTCTCTGGTTTAGATTTAATTGCGATGATTCGCAAAAACCCTCAATTGTCGGGGACTCCGATGATTTTGCTGACAGCCAAAGCTAACGAAGAGACTCGAATTGAAAGTACAGAGATGGGCGCAGATTCCTACTTAGCTAAGCCTTTTAATGATCGCGAATTGTTAGCAGAAGTTCGGAATTTATTGGCTCTCAAGACCAATGAGCGGCGCGTTGCCCAACTCAATCTCTATTTGACTGAGTCAGTTCTTAAGCGCTTTCTCCCACCTGGTCTAGTTTCCAAAGCTGCGACAGGTGAACTGAGCCTTGATTTGCGTCCTGAGCCAAGAATGATCACAGTTCTATTTACAGATATTGTCGGATTTACTTCCCTTGCCAATACCTTGCGATCGCGGCGAGTTTCGGAACTTCTGAATCAATACTTGGGCGCAATGACTGAAGCCATTTTTTCTAATGGTGGCACAGTCGATAAGTTTATCGGTGATGGCATTATGGCTCTCTTTGGTGCACCCGAAGATTGTAGTCCCAATGAACAAGTACGCCGTGCCGTTCTGACTGCTAAACATATGCAGCGATCGCTAGCCAAGCTAAATGAGCAATGGGCAACTCAGGGCATTCCCCAAGTCAAGTTTCGCTGCGGAATTCATCAGGGCACAGCCGTAGTTGGTATGTTTGGCAGCGCTGAGAGATCAGACTACACCGCAATCGGCCCCACAGTAAATATCGCTGCACGTATCCAAGCAGCGGCGGAACCTGATTGCATTCTTGTCTCGGCTGCGGTTGCTGATTATCTCAATGATGAGGAGCTGCGTAAGTGTGAACCTCTCAAACTTAAAGGCATTGATGAAACTGTCCTCACCTTTTTTGTTGATAGTTAA
- a CDS encoding type II secretion system protein yields MTLIAREYRPRKRDRRSAIIGFTMLEVLVVMVMIGILAAINAPSWVGFANNQKLNAAQSQALSTLRLAQSNAKRTQIMWQATFRNTPNVSQYAVHQSPPSTMTKEYWDNLPWQNFDGGVRIVDNTEDQPRTTFTKLTAVPEPDIYRVQFESQGNPNGLGEMGRITFVGGSGDRKKCVIISTLLGSMRQAENSGCNQ; encoded by the coding sequence ATGACGCTAATTGCCAGAGAATATCGACCACGAAAGCGCGATCGCCGTTCTGCAATCATTGGGTTTACAATGCTCGAAGTCTTAGTTGTGATGGTGATGATTGGCATTTTGGCAGCGATCAACGCACCATCTTGGGTAGGATTTGCCAATAACCAAAAACTCAACGCTGCTCAAAGTCAAGCACTTAGTACTCTGCGCCTAGCCCAAAGCAACGCCAAGCGTACCCAAATCATGTGGCAAGCAACTTTTAGAAATACACCTAATGTTTCACAATATGCAGTACACCAATCACCTCCATCAACAATGACCAAAGAATATTGGGACAACTTACCTTGGCAAAACTTTGATGGAGGAGTGCGGATTGTGGATAATACGGAAGATCAACCCCGAACCACCTTTACTAAGCTAACTGCGGTTCCAGAACCAGACATCTATCGTGTTCAGTTTGAATCTCAAGGTAATCCTAACGGGCTAGGTGAAATGGGGCGGATTACTTTTGTGGGTGGTTCTGGCGATCGCAAAAAATGTGTGATTATTTCGACATTATTAGGCTCAATGCGTCAAGCAGAAAACTCAGGATGCAACCAATGA